The genome window TCGAGGAATTGGGTTATAGATAGACGGCTTCTTTCCGTCAAGTGTTTTCCGTAAATTAGTGCTTTTTTTTTGGCACAGACATTGCTAAATATAACGCGTTAGGGATACCATGTCATTTTGCTGACGTCCGCTTACCGGCGCCCGTTAGTCCATTTTCTAAGTTTTATAAGGAAAAGGTCCGGAACCTCCATGGGTAAACCCGCATGCAACGCTCCAGCACGCCCGGCAAAATACGCCGCCTCGCCGCGTTTTCGCCGCCTCGCCGCTGTTGTGGCGCTTTGCTGCGTTGTCATGCCCGCCACGGGGTTCTGGGTGAGCGCCAACGACGAAGGGCGCGGCATCTGCGCCATCCGTATGCGCATCGATTATTCCGCCACCCTCCGGGACGCGCCCTCTCCCGCCCTTGGCGGCGGCTCCGCGCGGGCCGGGCAGGACAGGCTCCCCCTTTCCCTGGACCGGGCGCGCTACCGCGCGACCTTACGCGACCTGCCCAAAAATACGCAGGACGCCGTCCCCGCCGCCGGAAACACGGCCAAAAGCATGATAGCCCTGTACGGGGACCAGGTCGCGCTTGCCCTTGGCGACGCAACCTACCTGCCGCTCCGCCGCATCAGCGCAATACGGCCGAGCCAGCGCTACCAGTACTGGATGGAACGCGGCACCTTTTTACCGGCGGACGGGCTGCACAGAACCGCCGACCCCACGAACACCCGCTGGCTGACCGATTCCACTTACAAACTGGGCGGCGAATGCGTGGCCACGGCGGAAACCAGCCTGGCGGCGGATATGCAGCGGCTGCTCTTCCGGATCACGACGCCGGTCGCGCTGTATTCGCCGCACCCCAAATCCGCGCAGTACATGGAGCATATCGAGCACGCGGCCAAGCGCTTCGGCCTTTCCGCGCGGCTCATCTACGCCATCATGCGCACGGAAAGCGCGTTCAACCCCTTTGCCGTCAGCAACGCGGGCGCGCTCGGCCTCATGCAGGTGGTGCCGGATTCCGCCGGCGGCGAGGTCCAGGCCTACCTGACGGGCAAGGTCGGCAAACCGACCATCAGCATGCTTTTTGATCCCAAAAACAACATCGAGTACGGCAGCGCGTATCTGCATCTTCTGGCGACGCGGTATTTCGCGGGCGTCACCAACGCCACCTCCCGCGAGCTCTGCATGATAGCCGGGTACAACGCCGGTCCCAGGGCCGTGTTCCGCGCCTTCGGCACCAACGATGCGGACGCCGCCGTCAACGCGATCAACGCGCTTTCCCCGGATGAATTGTTCACAAAACTTTCCCGCCAGATGCCCGCCGAGGAAACCCGCCAGTACGTGGGCAAGGTTATCGCGGCGCTCAATTCCTACCCCGGTTGAGTCATTAACAAATCGCGCCACGTCCAAATCGCCGCGCGAGGCAAAGCCTCGCTTGCTCCGCTGCGCGGGGCGCTATCGCGCCTTGAACAAATCGCCGCGGCAGGCAATGCAGTGCCCAACCGGCAGGGCTCCTCTCCGCAGGCGGCTCAGTTTGTGTATTATCACTCCTTGTTTCTTCGAGGCAAAACGTTTATATATTCTGTTCACGTCTCGTGAGCCACTTCCTTGCGGGATAAAATCTTTTTACGGAGCACCACATGAAACGCTTTTCCCTTCGTCTCGCACTCCTCGTGGCCCTGGCCTTGCTCGCATTCGGCTGCAACGGCAAACGCGTGGCCATTGTAAATACCGACATGGTGTATAAAGAAAGTACCGCCAGCGAAAAAGGCACCGAATACCTGAGAGGCCTCAGCACCGAAATGCAGAAAGCCTACGAGGAAGCCGCCGCCAAGGTGGAAAACGCCAAGGGCAAAAAAGAAAAGCAGGCCGCCCAGGAAGAAATGCAGGTCGCCCTGGTGGAAATGCAGCAGCGCCTCAACGCCGAACAGCAGCAGGTGGTCACGGCCCTGACCGACGCGTACAAGAAAGCCATGGAAAACTGCCGCACCAAGGGCAAGTTCGATCTGATCATCCCGTCCGAAGCGGCCCTCGCGTACGACCCGCAGATCGACGTCACCCAAAAGGTGCTGGACGAAATGAACGCCATGCCCATTGAATTCAAGCCGATCAAGCCCGAAAGCCCGGCCCAACCGGCCCAATAACGAACGGTAAAACAGGGGGGCGCTGCCCCCCTGTTTCGCCAAGAACATCGAGTAGTTTTATGTCCCGCATGTCCTGGCCCTCCTATTTCATGCAGATCACCCGCCTGGTGGCGCAACGGTCAACCTGCCTCCGCCGGAAGGTCGGCGCCATTGCCGTCAAGGACAAGCGCATCCTCGCGACCGGCTACAACGGCGCCCCGGCCAAGGTCACGGACTGCCTTGTCAAGGGCTGCCTGCGCCAGGAGCTGGGCATCCCCTCGGGCCAGCGCCATGAAATATGCAGCGGCCTGCATGCCGAGCAGAACACGATCATCCAGGCGGCCATCCACGGCATATCCCTCAAGGGCGCGGAAATTTACTGCACGCACCAGCCCTGCTTCATCTGCACCAAGATGATTATCAACTGCGGCATAGCCGCCGTGCATTTCGCGGAGCCGTACCCCGACCCCATGGGCGAAGCCATGCTGCAAGAAGCGGGCATACCCTACGGCTTCATTCCCTTTGATGACGAAAGCCCCTTGCCCGCCGACGTGGAGTTACCCTGATGCCGGACGCCGTTTTTTTTGAACCGGCCATGCGCGAAGCCATCGCGCTGGCGCTCACCGGGCGTTTTTACACCGCGCCCAACCCTTGCGTCGGGGCCGTTCTGGTCCGGGACGACGGCACGATCGCGGCCAGGGGGTATCACGAGCGCCATGGCGGCCCCCACGCGGAAGTGAACGCGCTGCGCGATGCCGAGGCGAACGGCGTCAACGCGGCGGAGTGCACGCTCGTTATCACCCTGGAGCCCTGCAACCACCACGGCAAGACGCCGCCCTGCGCGGACGCCGTCATCGCGTCCGGGGTGCGCCGCGTGGTCATCGGGAGCATGGACCCTACCCCGGAAGCCTCCGGAGGCGCGCAAAAGTTGCGGGACAACGGCATTGAGGTCATCACCGGCGTCCTGCAGTGCGAATGCGACGATCTGATCTCCGAATTCATCACCTGGCAGACCACGGACCTTCCCTACACCATCCTGAAGCTCGCTTCCACCCTGGACGGCCGCATCGCGACGCGCACGGGGCACTCCCAGTGGATCAGCTGCCCGGAGTCGCTCCGCCTCGTCCATGACCTCCGGCGCCACGCCGGGGCCGTTCTGGTGGGCGGCAACACGTTTTATCACGA of uncultured delta proteobacterium contains these proteins:
- a CDS encoding CMP/dCMP deaminase zinc-binding protein, which produces MSRMSWPSYFMQITRLVAQRSTCLRRKVGAIAVKDKRILATGYNGAPAKVTDCLVKGCLRQELGIPSGQRHEICSGLHAEQNTIIQAAIHGISLKGAEIYCTHQPCFICTKMIINCGIAAVHFAEPYPDPMGEAMLQEAGIPYGFIPFDDESPLPADVELP
- a CDS encoding putative Outer membrane family protein (Evidence 3 : Function proposed based on presence of conserved amino acid motif, structural feature or limited homology), with protein sequence MKRFSLRLALLVALALLAFGCNGKRVAIVNTDMVYKESTASEKGTEYLRGLSTEMQKAYEEAAAKVENAKGKKEKQAAQEEMQVALVEMQQRLNAEQQQVVTALTDAYKKAMENCRTKGKFDLIIPSEAALAYDPQIDVTQKVLDEMNAMPIEFKPIKPESPAQPAQ
- a CDS encoding Riboflavin biosynthesis protein RibD, whose amino-acid sequence is MPDAVFFEPAMREAIALALTGRFYTAPNPCVGAVLVRDDGTIAARGYHERHGGPHAEVNALRDAEANGVNAAECTLVITLEPCNHHGKTPPCADAVIASGVRRVVIGSMDPTPEASGGAQKLRDNGIEVITGVLQCECDDLISEFITWQTTDLPYTILKLASTLDGRIATRTGHSQWISCPESLRLVHDLRRHAGAVLVGGNTFYHDDPLLTCRPAPDEPPAERQPLAVVVTSRLPDPTAHSRLLQERPAETIFWTTIAAAASPRAEALRKKGVEVVGLPPLSRTDNTSPGYMRAELDLREGLASLRKTHGCLYVLCEGGGRLGLSLLEKNLTGELRLHLSPRILADNEATPLFNGLSPLQIDEGVSLRILDSRICGKDLIVTLRPDDFPGCRPAAL
- a CDS encoding exported hypothetical protein (Evidence 5 : No homology to any previously reported sequences), with the protein product MGKPACNAPARPAKYAASPRFRRLAAVVALCCVVMPATGFWVSANDEGRGICAIRMRIDYSATLRDAPSPALGGGSARAGQDRLPLSLDRARYRATLRDLPKNTQDAVPAAGNTAKSMIALYGDQVALALGDATYLPLRRISAIRPSQRYQYWMERGTFLPADGLHRTADPTNTRWLTDSTYKLGGECVATAETSLAADMQRLLFRITTPVALYSPHPKSAQYMEHIEHAAKRFGLSARLIYAIMRTESAFNPFAVSNAGALGLMQVVPDSAGGEVQAYLTGKVGKPTISMLFDPKNNIEYGSAYLHLLATRYFAGVTNATSRELCMIAGYNAGPRAVFRAFGTNDADAAVNAINALSPDELFTKLSRQMPAEETRQYVGKVIAALNSYPG